The Anomalospiza imberbis isolate Cuckoo-Finch-1a 21T00152 chromosome 12, ASM3175350v1, whole genome shotgun sequence genome contains the following window.
TGTGATTTGCACTCCTAAAAAGGTCACGCAGggtcccttttttattttagcatCTGCAATTTCAAACCCATTTGCTTGCAAGGTTTGTGAAACAGAAGACACTAATCGGTCTACTTGACCTGCTGGCATGGCAATCAGGATCTCATCCATATACTGGATGATGGTAGCGGTTGGGTCTTCACCTCGGACTGATATCAATGCTCGATCCACTGTGATTTGGCAGATAGTGGGGGAGTTGACCATACCTTGGGGTAACACTGTCCACTGAAAGCGCAGGTTGGGGCGCTGGCCGTTCGGGAACACGATGGAAAAGGCAAACCGCTCTTTGTCTTCTTCATGCAGTGGTATTGAGAAAAAACAGTCTTTGATGTCAAGCACTGTGCAAGGCTGTCCTTCCGGTATCATGGAGTTTGCGGGCAGCAGCGTTTGGACAAGGCCCATCAGTTGAATTTTCTTGTTTACTTCAAGCAAATCATGAAGGAGCCGATAGCCTTCACCACTTCTTTTGGGAATCACAAAGACTGGGGTGTTCCAGGAGCTGGTGGAGGGCTCTATGTGACCTTGTTGCAACTGACAATTAAGTAACTCAAGAAGGACGGTCATTCGAGGCTCTGGCAAGGGCCACTGCTCGACCCACACTGGGTCGTGGGATTTCCACATCAGTTTGATTGGGAAGGGTGGGTGTGTGGCAGTGGCCCTCAGGCTAAATTTGTCACCCTGACTTTTATATGAGCTAAAGCATCTCTTCCCAATAAAGGTGGAACTCCTGACATGACTTATGGGAAGAGAGTGATGGTTTTTTCAGGTCCCTTCTCCATATGGAGCGTTATGGCTATTAATTGGGCACTCTTTCGGGCTCGGGACAATCCTCCGACTCTGCCTACCAAAGGAGATTCTTCCAATTTCCAGTGTGGAGGCCAGTTTGTTTCTGGGATAACCATAACATCCGCTCCAGTGTCGATCAGAAAAGGGACGTTGATGGTGATGTTGTCCGAAGGGGAATTCCGGGGGAGCATGAAGAAGTTGTAAAGGCAACAACTTCCCCACACTATGGGAGGGTTATTGCATTCTATAGCCAGGGCCACCCAGGGGTCTCGTTCCCTGAGAGCGGTTCTTGTTGATTCGAGGTTGTTCCCGAATTTGATTGAGTCATCGGATAGGTAGCAGAACTGGTTGCTATTTGGGAGGGTGGCAGATTCGGGAGCCCCCCGTTCCATCCGGGGTAGGCATAGCTGGGCCGCTTCACATCCCAAGTGGGAGGGGGCTGCACACGGCCTGCCTGCCCCCTCACCCTCCCCCTCCCATTTCCCTGCACCTGCAGTCTTTTGCAAAGTGCCCCTTTTTCCCACAGGCCCAACATGGTCCTCTGGGTCGGTTTTGACGCGGGGGTAGTGAGGGGACTGAAGGTTGCGGGTCATCTGCTTGGGGACAGTTCGATGCGACGTGGCCTGGCCGGCTGCATTTAAAGCATGCCATTACATTGGCTATCGCTGTACAGACAGCTGCCTGAATTGGGGCTAGATGTTCCTCTTTCGCGATGTGTTTAATCATGGTCGCGAGGCTCGCTCCGGCCAGCAGTGAGCGTAGAATTTCTTTGGTAGCTGAATTGCATTGTTGACGTAAGCATTCCTGTACAACTGGGCCTTTCGCTTCCACGGGCAGAGCTGAGGAATCGATCGCTGCCTGAAGGCGGTCCACAAATTGGGTGAAACTTTTGCTCTCGGCTTGTTTTATGGTAGACCATGGTGCCAGTTTGGCAACTACTCTGCAGGCTCTGAGGATGGCTTCTCTGGCTGCACGAGTGGTTGCCGCAACTTCAGGGGCCTGTAAGTGCTGAGCTTGCACCTGAGGTGTAATCATTCCTGGGTCGGTGCCCATTAGTCGCTGCAGGCTGGAGCCGTGTAGTGGGTGGTCTGCAGTGGCTACCTGGGCAAGCTGCTTCATGCAATTATCTTCCCACTCCTGTTTGAAAACGATCATTTCCGCCCCATCAAAAATCATTCTGCGTGTTTGTTTTATGTCAAACGGGAGCATATCATCATATCTGAAGACACTGTCCGCAAGGGTGGAGACCATAGCGGAGTTGATTCCTTTATCTGCAATTGCTTTAACGATCGCCTGTATGTCTTTGGGATTCACGGGGGTGTAGGCCCTTTGCCCTCCGTCTGTGACTCGAACAGGGAACGCCAAAGTGGCAGGCAAATTTGTATCTTTTTCCAGTCCGTGAGTGGAGTAACCCTCACTTGCCCCCTTTTTGTTGGTGCAGGAGAGTTATCACTTCTAGTTTTACTTGCCTTAACTCCCTCGTATTCCGAATCTGAATCAGTAACAGACTGGCTGTCTGACCACTCATCCCAGCTGGAATCTGACGCAGTGGTCAGTTCCGGACTCCAGTACCTTTTTGTCGAGCTCTGCCCTCGCTCCCTCTTACGATGGGTGGGCCATTCCCTTCCCCTAAGGTCACTCCGCAACCTACTTACAGAATGCCTATAAAGGCATGTCCTGCGGCACGTGTCCTGATTGGGCTTATCGCCTTTATTCACATTCTCCACCCCTCCATGGTCATTCTTGCTGCCCCCCTTTTCTCGAGCCTCCTCCCACTTCCGCTCGTACGCATTTGCCGCACTCAATGGCCCCCATTCCACCCACTCGTAACGCCTGGACCCTGCCCTTCGGTCTGCCACCCAGCGCCACTTTGTGGAGCATACGGTGGGGGTCTGTCCCACATCTCCTCTAGTTCTAAGTTATCAGCAACATTTCTGACCTCGTCAAGTAAGTCGTGCCACAAAGATTTTTGCTGCTGCACGGacgggggctcagggacagggctggatgGGCGTGGCAGCGACAAGAGATCGCCCCGCTCTTGTGAGCCGCCATTCTCGGTCAGAAGGTCATCGACCGAGGTCTGCGCCGCCACACCAACccccagtttgggggtggcGAGCAGGCAATCTTGGGTGGCCTTCCAGATTTCCTGCTCTTGTAAAGCAGTTCGCAAAGCCTGCACGACTTTACCCCATGATTTAAGATATTTCCCAATACCAGAGGACATGGTGTCCTCTGCCAAGGCTTTAGTGCACCTGTCCCACACGTCCAAGTGGAGTATATCCACCGGGAAGTCAATAACACCTATTTGCAAAAGCCTAGTAACAGCAGAAACAAATTCTTTAGGCCTGCAATCAATTCCCCATTGCCTGTGTAATTGTGATACAAACTTCGCGAGGGTTTCCATTTTTCTCGCTGGTCTGGGAGCAtcctccctgccaggctggtCCTGCCGCTCCGGCCGCTGTTCGCCAGTCCAGGCGAACCCCGTTCCCCGCATCCTGGGTTTAGGCACTACTTGTTGCCTCTGCTGAGGCGTGACGACCTGTCACAATCTGCTTGGTgtggggtgtcgtgatggttcttttcaccgatcccaaaagtgcaaaaaggcaaacaacaagggactatcagtgaatcacaacaaatgcacctttattaggggccaaagcagtaaatgcgatagtggggatcagaaaggagataaaagaatGGAGAGAGGGGgtgggggatgggaatagctaccaacacaggcgagatcctcagtggtccggacaatggggatccgtcttgtcGTGTCGGGGGAGTCTCcaaagttctggtcaactcaggggtccagttatagtccacagaggaaaaaggggggaacatgcaggacaatgagagtccattgtgattgctgtgggggaacaggtgagtccactgaaaccaccaaagcaaggtgaacacaatgaagaataagtccattaaaattactgaagggaagggaagcaggtcatgtcattagtggtcagaccacctttttccccccctcctccatgtagtaggggtctcagtctcagtccttgaGAGGAGGGTTCCCAGTATTTGTCTATTTGTCACGGTGGTAACAAGGCAGgtgaggggtcttcaatgaaggaccacaggagtcaccccaaaagttcatttggcTTAAAGGAGGAGAGTGGACAAAgatgcagtaggccgttccttaCTGGGTCCATGCCAGGCCCTTGCCGATTCCTCGTCAAGttcttgccaactccttgccaagtccttgttcagaacagctaacgtaacggtgcagtagctgcacctgcactgccgctctctccaagccggaaCTGCAGTGGGGAAGGGCTTTCTCCTCGTGACAATcagtaggcaaatgtgggggcttcagacggcctcttacacgACCTGGTTCAGGAACAGCACGGCAGCCATCTCAGACTGCTTGGGCCAAGTACTCACAGACACCAATGTGGTGGACGGTAAAATGGCATTTATTTCCAAGTTACACAGCCTTATATAACTTGGGGTTACATCACTTCTGTCTGCTTGTGTCACAAGCTGCTCAATCTTGGCTAGCTCGGTAAATAGACAGCAATACTAACAAACAAAGGGGAGATCCTATCTTTCCGTACAGCACGTAATCTTCCGATAATCTTCCGATCGCCTGTCCCTATCTTCCCACAAGTTTTGATGACTAGGGAGCTTTTGGTGGGTtaccagcagctccttgcttCATGCAACCAAGTTAAAGTGCAGAAACAGCGCCCTGCGGTGAGAGAATTGGCGCTGCGCACCGGGGAGCCACCGACGGCCCGGGACATTCCCACgctctcccctcccctcagcGCCCCTGTCGCGACAAGCCAAacccggcccagcccagcccaacccAGCCCATCtcggcccagcccagcccatctcggcccagcccagcccggcccatctcatcccatcccatcccatcccatcccggcccggcccatctcagcccagcccagcccagcccatctcggcccagcccagcccggcccatCTCatcacatcccatcccatcccatcccggcccggcccatctcagcccagcccagcccagcccagcccagcccatcccGGCCCAGCCCATCCCGGCCCGGCCCATCTCAGCCCATCTCAGCCCatctcagcccagcccagcccagcccagcccagcccagcccagcccagcccatctcagcccagcccagcccagcccagcccagcccatcccggcccggcccatctcagcccagcccagcccagcccagcccagcccagcccagcccagcccggcccggcccatctcagcccggcccagcccagcccagcccagcccagcccagcccagcccagcccatcccGGCCCAGCGCAGCCCGAGCCCTCACCACCCTCTCGCCTTTCACTTTCGGTTTGCGGGGTTCCGCCCCTGGCCTGACTGACAGGCGGAAGCACCAATGGCTGCTCGGCGCGCCGGCGGTGCCGGCCAatggcggcgcggggcgggcgcgcggggcgggcccggcgccatggcggagccGGCGCTGCTGCGGGAGTACGTGTCGGCGCTGGCGGCCCGCGCGGCGCAGGGGCAGCCCGCGGCCTGCGCCGACCCCGCGCTCAAGGCCCGGGCGCGGCGGCTGCTGGGCCCGGGACGCCGCGGGGCCCTGGACGTGCGCGGCGTGGCCCTGGACGTGCGCGGCGTGGCCGAGCGCTGccgccgggcgcggggcggccgcgcCCTGCGCGACCTGCTCAAGgcgctggagctgctggagctgctctgcgTCAACCTCCTGCTGTGCCCCTGGCGCCGGGAGATCCGCTCCCTCAAGGTACGGCACtgccgccccgcccggggctACAGGGCCGCTTCCCcgggccagggcttggcagcgGCACCGGGAGGTGGGAGCGGGCCCGGGGGCACATCCAGCTCAGGACAGGGAGCGGGGTCAGGGGCACATCCAGCTCAGGACAGGGAGCGGGGTTAGGGACACATCCAGCTCGGGACAGGGAGCGGGGTCAGGGGCACATCCAGCTCGGGACAGGGAGCGGGATCAGGGACACTCTGTGCTCAGGACAGGGAGCGGGGTCAGGGGCACATCCAGCTCAGGACAGAGAGCGGGGTCAGGGGCACATCCAGCTCAGGACAGGGAGCGGGGTCAGGGACACTCTGTGCTCAGGACAGGGAGCGGGGTCAGGGGCACATCCAGCTCAGGACAGAGAGCGGGGTCAGGGGCACATCCAGCTCAGGACAGGGAGCGGGGTCAGGGACACTCTGTGCTCAGGACAGGGAGCGGGGTCAGGGGCACATCCAGCTCAGGACAGAGAGCGGGGCCGGGGACACATCCAGCTCAGGAcagggagcggggccggggacACATCCAGCTCAGGACAGGGAGCGGGGTCAGGGGCACTCTGTGCTTAGGACAGGGAGCGGGGTCAGGGACACATCCAGCTCAGGACAGGGAGCGGGCCCAGGGGCACATCCAGCTCAGGACAGGGAGCGGGCCCAGGGGCACATCCAGCTCGGGGCAGGGAGCGGGGTCAGGGGCACTCTGTGCTTAGGACAGGGAGCGGGGTCAGGGACACATCCAGCTCAGGACAGGGAGCGGGCCCAGGGGCACATCCAGCTCGGGGCAGGGAGCGGGATCAGGGGCACATCCAGCTCGGGACAGGGTGCCCAGCACggtgcagggctgctctgaggtGTTAATTGGCCTTTACAGGCCTTGTCCttgctgaggccctgagtgctGAGCAGCTCCGAGGTTGGGAGCAGAGCCCCTCGTTGTGGTGAGACAGCAGGGAAGTAAAAGCTACTCTGAAAGGCTTTGCTTTTCATCACACTAAGCTCTGACCAGAATCTGCCTGTAAGCAGGGATGTTTTCAGCTGTGGCCATCTGCAGTGGCCTGGTGCCAAAGGCCAGGTGAGCCAGTGCCTCTCTGGTCTCTGATCCCAGCTGAGAGCCTGTAGCTGGagtgggcagggacagccccttGGAAAGAGGAAATGCTGCCGGTTTTTGCAGCAGGGTGGTCACGGTTACCCCAGTTCCCCAGCACACTGAGCACGTCTCATTGCCCAGAAGACACAGCCATCTTGCATCCCAAATTTAAACAGAACTCCCCAAATACCCAAATGCTGACTTATTGCCCTTGCTTTGACAACAAGTGCTGGTGAGGAAAAGCCATATCTTTGATTCTTCCTGCACTTAGGTGTCACCTGTGGCTTTTCCAACAGCTGTAAATTCCTGTTCTTCTCATTCATCTCCCTAAAACAGGGCAAAGCATAAGATAGTCAGGTCTACACTTAGTGGGTTCAGCTTTTCCTAACACAAGAATCCTAAGCTGcattaaaattaaactttgaaGACCACTGTAGGCAACCCAAAGTGTAAGACAGCCTGCTGCAGGCCTGAAATAATTCTACTGCAAGGCACAAGTTGGAGAACAACCAGTACTTTGTGCATGTACAGATTTAATTAAAAGCTACTTAAATACATAGAATAGTATTTCCCATGTCCTGCCTCTAACCTGCTCTGATGTccctgcagtgcctgcagctgccccacCTCCAGAAGGAACAGAAGGTGAGGAGTGCAGGGCACTGTTAACAGATTTATTTGAGAATTATACCATGGCCATTCTGGGGGTTAGTTTTGTTCTCCGGAGCCTCCTGCTTGTGACACCGATGCTCAGGGGTCAGCCTTGGTCTGGCCCAAGCTGGGCAGCCTGAAAACAAGGTACCCCACTCCTGGAAATTCTGACTTTGCATTCCCACCTCTGTTCTGTTCTGACTTGCCAGGAGTTGGTCATGCCCAGCTCAGAGTAGTCTCTCCTGTCACAGGGTTtcagacaaaaccaaaaaccacttCCATGTTACAAACTAGGCCTCGTGCCTGGGGTTGCTCTAAAACCAAGCAAACATTGAATAGTTTTTAAGTTgttgcacagcagcagcattttattGGTGTTTGGGAGACAGCTTGTGCAAAGAGAGGTGTTTAGACAATATTTCTGTTAGAATAGTCTCTCTTCagaaagctgcttttaaaaaatggcaGTTTAATTCAAGGGTAGTAAAGTTCACAGCAGAAGCCTGAaccatggaaaaagaaaatgttacagACTTGTCCCCAGTTCAGAAATGGGATTCACAGTGAGTGCATCATGtctttttctttaggaaaagaCCTCAGTGATTCATTCTATAATCTGTGTTTGCTTCAAAAGCTTAGGTTCAGTAGAACACAAAAGGTTTATTTCTGAGTTTCTCTAGTTTGactaaaattatttccttactctcttcctttttttgaaTACTGATACTCTTAGCCAAGACCCCAGCAGGTTTAAACTGGCACAACTTCACTGGAACTGATGTGCTGTAGCAAAGCCACAATGCTTGAGAGGCTGCCAAAACAGTGCTGTTAGAAAAGCCTCACTCACTGCAATTCAAAACTCAGACTTGTAGAACACGGCTTTTTTAAAGCTGTAAGCAAGTCTTGGAAGTATTTTTGATCTTTAGGAAATCAGCTGTTTCACATCTCCCTGCACCCTTTCCCCCAGTGTTCACCAGCTTTTCCATGTTGTGTTCTGTTCTAGACCTTCACTGGGAATTTTGTCTACTACATCCAGCCAGCGCTGCCAGAGGACATTGTGAAAGCAGTCCTGGAGAAAATAGGTTATGTTGCAACTACACCAACAGAGTTTTCACTTGTcaaaaagagaaacaatgaGGAAACAAAGCAGACTGCATTTGAGATATTCCTGGCAAGAATCGAGTGTGAAGCCATCCTCGAGATGACAAATGAAGAAACACACGGCAATTTGGAGAAGAGCCTGCAGCAGGGTACACAGACACATCAGCATCAAGGAGAGGAAGATGAGGAACATCAGACACCCCAGAGAGGAGATACTGAAAGTCTGGAAAATGAAGGGAGCAGTGAGACACCTTTGTGCCTTGTTCCCCAGCAGAAGCATTCAGCTACCTGTGCTGCATCCTTTGAAGCTGCTGGGAATGCAAGGATCAAAGGGGACGTGGTTCagtcagctgctgctgcatcccCTGGCAGCCTCCAGGTGCATCTCCTGGGCAAGGGCTCAGACAGCGAGGACTTCCTGATCAAATACAGTGACATTGTCATAGCACAAACACCAATCTTTAGTGAGAGTCTCTCTCCAAAGGCTTTGGAAAAGGAGCCAAGAGCCAGGCTGGGTGAGGAGtgtgccttggcaggggctgcagaaTTGGCTGCACGAGCCCTGGGGCCTGCGCCTCTGTCCCCGGGAGCCAGCGGCCCCCCAGCCTTTGCCATGTTTGCTGACGGCTCCTGTGACAGCAAAACCACCTTGCAGTTTGAAGCTCCAGGAGTCCCAGAAGGATCAATTGAAGCAGAAATTAATGATGCCATAAATTGCATAGACCCAGCCCCTGGTGATGAACCCACTGAGCTGAAGTCTCTGCCCTACAAGGACTTTTCCTCTGCCCAAAACTGCTGCGTCCCCAGGGAAGAGGATGCTTGTGAGATGTCTTTAACCTTCACAGAACTACAAATGAAGGATGCTCAGGAAGAACTTATGTATCCAGTAGAGGAAAGTGTCCAGCCCGAGGCAGTGGTCTATGCAGGAGGAAGTGACAGGCACATTAAAGAATTGAATCACTCCCAAATAAAACATGCATACCTGACTGATGCTGAGCTGCACAAGAGAGCAGCGTCACACCCTGAGCCACCTTCAGGTCAGTGCTGTACTGCTGGGCACACTGAGGATTCCACAGCTGGTTCTGACAGCACGAGACTGTTCATGGATCCTACTAAGGGACGCCCAGCTTCTGAGTGCTTCAGGCATGTCAGAGAGCCCCCCAACCTCACTTACA
Protein-coding sequences here:
- the LOC137481007 gene encoding uncharacterized protein; its protein translation is MAEPALLREYVSALAARAAQGQPAACADPALKARARRLLGPGRRGALDVRGVALDVRGVAERCRRARGGRALRDLLKALELLELLCVNLLLCPWRREIRSLKTFTGNFVYYIQPALPEDIVKAVLEKIGYVATTPTEFSLVKKRNNEETKQTAFEIFLARIECEAILEMTNEETHGNLEKSLQQGTQTHQHQGEEDEEHQTPQRGDTESLENEGSSETPLCLVPQQKHSATCAASFEAAGNARIKGDVVQSAAAASPGSLQVHLLGKGSDSEDFLIKYSDIVIAQTPIFSESLSPKALEKEPRARLGEECALAGAAELAARALGPAPLSPGASGPPAFAMFADGSCDSKTTLQFEAPGVPEGSIEAEINDAINCIDPAPGDEPTELKSLPYKDFSSAQNCCVPREEDACEMSLTFTELQMKDAQEELMYPVEESVQPEAVVYAGGSDRHIKELNHSQIKHAYLTDAELHKRAASHPEPPSGQCCTAGHTEDSTAGSDSTRLFMDPTKGRPASECFRHVREPPNLTYIPPKSIDVPPSHGGRSSSQGRRSLGQPAGDSAGGREGKLEHCNSQETDNQEPYVIIDRTDQAVLCHHT